The Thermotoga maritima MSB8 region GTAATGAAATTCAAGAAGAACTGAACAGTGTTCTTTTACCTGACGATATGGAATCGGAGATCGTTTTCGAGAAACTTAAAAAGTACATATCAGTTTTTGAAAATAGTTTTATCAATAGTATAGGTTCATACCTTTTTAAAATTCTGACAGATAGAATACATGAACCACTTCTGAACGAGAAGTGTTTAAAAATAGCCGTTAAAAATGAGTCAAAAGAATACAGACTTTTCCAGGTGGAAGTCATCGATCGAGGAAGAAAGATATACGAGTATCCTGTACTAATTGAAATCGGTGGAAACGTTTCACCTCAGCTCTACCGTGGTACTTCTCTTTTGGAAAAGCTGGCAGATGTGTTTTCAAAAGAATGGTTCGTTATTGAATGGGCAAATCCAAAAGAGAAGATGGATATTCAAACCGCGAAATTGATAGATCGGAGTGCCAAAGATTTACAAAGCATCATGGATAAACACACGGACTATGACATTAAACTGAATGAATCTCTCATGAAAACAGACTCACTGTTCAGAAGGTTGAACACGAGGTCATCTGAGATTTTGAGAGTTGAGGGTTTATCCGACAGGGAATTTTCCGTTTTTAAACTACTCCATCCTTCCATTCTTGAAATCCTTGGTCTTTCTCTGGACAGTATCGAACTTCCACCGAGCGACTATGAAAAATGGATGGAAAGAAGCTTCGTTCCGCTCGAAGATATTCTTGAAAGTGAAAGAAAAGCCATGGAAATAGTTATGGACATAGAAAAGAAGCGTCTAATTGAAAAGTATGGGGAAAGCTCTGACTGGAAGGTAGAGGATGTTTCTTTGAAGGAACACTACGATATAAAGGTCTCTGAACCAGAAGGTGAGAAGTACATAGAAGTCAAGGGACACAAACCCTTGTGGCTGTCCGCTGAGTTGACCGCGGCTGAGCACAGATTCGCAAATGACAATCGGGATAGATACTGGATCTACATAGTTTCCAACCTTGGAGGTAAAAAGCCCGTAATTTTAAAGATCTTCAGCCCGTTCGATGATGAAAAAAGAAAAATATACCTGGTTCACGAGAATAAAGACATTGATATCACCGAAATATTTGGATCGACAATAAAAACAAAACAACGATACGTCATTTCGCTCGGACAGAAAATATACCGCAGGAGATGATTTCTTCCAATTAGACTGACTTTTTCACTTCAAACTCTCAAACCCTTTTCGAATGATTTCTGCCATTCGACGTCGGCGTTCCTCCAAAAATGTCCAGTAATCCATGTTGTACCAGCCTTCGGGCAGTGCATGGTACCAGTACATTTCTGTGAGTTTATCGGGTGGGAAACGACGTTCATACTCGGGTGCGTAATCTGAGGGAGGGCGATCTCCTATTTCAACGTTGTCGTGCCATTCTACTAGTGCGAAGTTGGCAACCTGGTTTATGTCGTGGTTATCTTTGATGCCCAGTTTTTCAAGGTATTTGCGTGGAAAGAGATGGTGTCTTTCCAGGGCTGATCTGTGTGATTGTGATGTGGGATCGAGCAGATCGCGAACTTTCATGGATGAATAAAGTACCGGAGCGTCGAGCAAACAGAGAGCTGCGAAAAAGGCATATTGTCCCGGGTTGCGAGCGGAAGCTGTGGCCAATTCGTTGGGAAGCGTAACGTTCCAGTAATCATTTGTTAGAACCGCCGATATTTCCTGTTCCAGTGTCCGAACGAACTCTTCTGAACTGGAACAGCCTCGTATCAATGTGAGATCCTGTTCCATACGAGTTTCAGCAGAAGAGGAATAACGGCTGGTGAGCGAACTCATGAAGAACCATCGTGCCATCAAATCGCGAAGGGTGTGCTGGTCCAGACCAAAGTCTTGTTTGCCGATGAGCCAGAGGGAGTAAGTGTAGACCAGTGCCATTTCAGAGGTAATAAGACTGTGATGAATATATCCGGCACGTTTTATAACTTTCAAAAAGTCGTGCCAGTTTTGCAGGTTGAGAACTTCTTTCTGTGCTTTTTCCAAGCGATCAAACTGTTCGTCGCGACGTTCCGGTGAGAATTCACCGGTTTGAAGATCCTTGCCCCGTAGAATGGAATAAACGTATTCCAACCGGGCACGACGAAAAGCCAGTACTACATCGACTCTCAGTAGCTGATCTGGCTGGGGTTTGAAGTATGGGTTATAGGGTGAAGGACGATTATCCGAAGGTGGATTCTTAGCCCGCCGGCAGAATTCTTCCAGTTGTTTTCGCCCTTCATCCCAGAAAACGGACATCAACGTCAGGATGAAATCGGCCTGATTGAGTGTACGACCTCTGCTGTTTATGCGAACAAAGATCTCAGAAACCTGTTCTTCTGTGGCGCTGGCAGAAATTTCCAGAGCGGTCATTGGATAATTGACGAGGTTGACCAGCTTTTGAATGGATCGAGGAATCCGCTGCCGTTCCTCTTCGGTTAGACCACGCCGTTCTTCCAATCTCTTCATGAAACTGGAGATAAAATCGTACAGCGCGAAACCTTCCTGCCACAGGATACTGATATCAGATATCCAGGTAGGATCTCGTTCAATAGATGTATTGGTGACCTCGAATTTTTCTTCCAACGGATTGAAGGCTATTCTCAAGCGCCGTTGTCGAAAGTTCTTGTCTACGATGGGAACACCCTTCATTACGGAGTAAAGGGCAGTGAGTCGCTGTTGACCATCTACAACGAGCAGGCGAGGCACTTTCTTCTTGGGGCCTGTCCCGATAGTGCGGTGTTCACCAGGGAAACCATTTTCCCAGAAAAGAAGAGTTCCAATAGGATAGCCACGGTACATAGAATCAAACAGATCACGCACACGCGTTGTATCCCAGACGAAGGGCCGTTGAATATCAGGAAGACCTATTTCACCGCTATCGATATTCTCTAACAGTCCACCTACACTGTAATCTACCTTCTTGAACAAAAGACCGTTCACGATTTTTCCCCCAATCTCCTGGAAGAGGTAGATTCTTCACTCTTGATCCGTTAGAATTTTAACTAATATAGCTGTTTATCACAACCCCCCTCAATGGAATATGATTCCTGACTCGTATCCTGTAGCAGGAGAACCTGCGCTTTTTCAGGAGAATTCATGTAGCAAACCTTAAATTGCCTTGCTCCATACTTTTCATGTTCCTGTTCATTTCAATTTCTCATCTTTTCTTATCCAGTCTTCCACATCATCCTCTTCAAATCCAAGAATTCTTTGCACAACAATATTAGTTTGTCTTATTCAATTTCACAAATCTGCACTCCATAATCAAATGGCTCAGTGTGATGCATCCATAAAAGCAAAACAATATTTCCACGCAAGGGATATATTCCACTCAGAACGTTTGCTCCCTGTTCACTTTCGTTACCTTTCCACAGCGTGATTTTTTCAGACGTGCTCAGGTTTTGAGCAATAACTTCAAGAGAATTTCCATAAACAATCCATTTTCCACCTGGCAAAAGAGCGCAGACATAGTTTTCCAGCGTGACATCATACGTTTTAAGTGTTTTACTCTCAACATCGTAGATATTCATTTTTGAGTTCTGATCTTTGAAGAAAACGGAATCTGTTCCTGGCACCCACTGTAAAATACTTTTGTCATATGTGGTTCCAATTTGCTCTATCTTGGCATCACTAACTCTCAACACATGAATGGCATCACCATTTGAAGTTAATCTACTTGCAAGGATATATTCCCCTGAGGGGCTGAAACTGTGTAGTATAAAACCCATTCCCTGAATAGTTGTAACTGGTTTTTCTTTGTAGCTACCAGATTCATCGATTTCAAAGCCTTCACCATTGTACGCGTAGAAGTACACTTCATCTTCTGATATCCATTCGAAGTTGTAATCCCTTGAGAGAGTCGCTTTTACAGGTTCGGGCAGAGAAAACTCTTCCAGGGTCTTCGTCTCTATGTTGTATAGACTAAACCCGGTTTGACGCTCAATTAGTAGTTTTTTGCCATCAGGTGAAAGGCTGAATCTATGGGTGGGATACCCATCCTGCATGACGTTCAGCCATACAAGATCTCCAAAAATTATCCTCTCTGGCTTTTCAATCGAAGGAAAACTGCTTGCATTTCCCTCAACAGCTTGACCTACCTTTTCTTCAGGAACACTAATGCTTTCTATCCTGCGTTTCAAATCCCACCACCTTGATGAACGCCAGCTGGTGCATTCAAAACCGTAACTTTGGAATGCTTCGATTGCCTTTTTTTCCGCTTCAGTAAGTAATTCTGTAAGAGCTTCTTTCTTCGTAAGAGTTGTGAATCCCCCTGCTTTTTCAATAGATTCTACTTCGATTTCAACCTTATCCAGATAAGTATTCAGAACTCTGTCTGCTTCATTGGTTGCCTTTACACGTTCTTCAGCGTCTTTGATAAACTTTTCGAATCTTTGGCAAAGGTTGAGGGCTTTTTCGAGATCTCCACCAATAACTCCCATTATGTCTGGATCGTCAAGTATCAAAAGAAAAGATATTCCTCCTATCTGTGTGGAGATTCCTTTCCACAAATATGAGTTGTCATCCGATCTATAGTAATCCAGTATTAGAGCCTTCAGATCGTGAGAGTAGTCATGAAGAGAAGCCTTTTCATACTCTTCTATTACCTGAGAAGCACTCTTTTTAAGGCTCTTATTCTCTTCAATCATCGAATTTATATAACTGGAATACTCTTTCGATGGTTCAAGATTTAACATTTCTACACCAGCTGAGCTTATTCTGTAAAGATCTGAGGACATAACTTCCAACATATCGCGCATCTCAATCCAGTGTTCATACATTGAATCCACAGCTTCGGTGGTTTGGGAGATTCTTTTTAATTCATTCCGGGCCTCATCTGGAGTTATCTTCTGTTTCCACATATCTTTTATTGTGAAGGCCATTTGTTCGATCCTGTCTTCCCATTTTTCCAGATAGCTCGATTTTAGAGAGTCGAAACTATCGACAACAACCTGAAACGTTTCCTGGAATATTTTCACTTTTTCTCTTAGAAACGCCAAATAGACCTCAAGATACCGCTTCGTCATTTCGTTTTTCAATTCCGTCATGTACACCCATTGAGATATTGTAGTTTTCCATTCGAGTGTTTTTTCCAATCTCTGTAGTAAAGAACTTTTGAATTCCTCAATCAACATCGCATTTTTTGAATATGAAACTAAGCCATCTTCATCTGTGTAGCAATACCGAGGGAAGCTCTCATACAAAGCTTTGATTTCCTCAGATAATTTGTCAACCTTTTCAATCAGAGCTCTGGTTAGACGCTCGTCCTCTTGACAAATCGCCAGCAAGTTTTCCAGAATCCACCCGCCGTTCTGTAGCAAGAAAAATGAAGGTGATTTGGAGTTGAGTTCCTTCATGAATGCCTTGCCGATTCCATTAGTAAAACCTTCCATCATTTCTGAAAAGCTACTAAATGCAAACGACCAGACAGCCTGTCCTATTTTCTGCTTGTAGAGTTTCAAAAACTGATTGAATTTTGCCAACAAACTATCCTGTAATAGTTTCATTTCACTTCCTTGATCAAGGGTTTTGACCAGTTGTGATAGCTTTTCCTTGAACAACTGTCGCTGTTTCTCTATCTCCTGATGCTTCAAATAAACAAAATCGTTCAATTGTCTAATGTTTCCTTCGACATCTTTATCCAATTGTTTGAGCTTCTCCGAATATTCGCTTTGGCTGATCGATCCTTTATGGTATTCAGATTCAAGATTGTTGGCAATCGTCTTTTTAGCGGTATTTAATTGACCCGTATAAACGCTTACTATTCGATTGATTTCGTAGTTGTACTCTCCGAGAGTTATCTCATTGTTTTCAAGCTGTCCAAAGGTGTACTCGATTAATCTTTTGGCACTGTTAAGATCTGGCAGTGCATCCCTTAAAGACAAATCGTTCATCTCTTCAATCCTCGTCTCTATGTTCTGTACCGCGCTCACCTTGAGAAAGGGATCCTTTGCCAATACTATTTCCTCCGCTTTTGCTATGACTTCTTGAGGAATAACATCTTCTTCAGATTTTCTTTGTCCTTTTGTCGATCCCTGTTGTGTCTTCTCCCCGACATCGTTGATAGCAGCTTTCTTTGCGGCTTTCTTTTTTGATAGAAAATAAGCTCTGTCGAAGTAACATCTGTTTATCTCGTTTTCATCGTTACCAACTAACTCCCTGATCTGCTTGATAAACACAACCTCATTACTGGCTATATCGTTGAACGTGATCTGAAAATCGACAACATTGTAGTATTTTGTGAACAACTCTACAATCAATGATGGTGTTTCTATAATGTTCTTCAAAATCGATTCAGCGCTTTTCTTAGCAGTTTCTTCTATCACTTTTTCGGCCAGTGCGTTACCTTTGCTGACAATCTCCAATTTTAATCTTTCCGTCAACCTGTCTTTTAATCTATCTTTTAGTTCGTCTGAAGCTTTGGTGAGAACCTCGTCTAAGACTTTCTTTTCCTCTGAAGACTCAAAAGGTTCGACAAAATACGTTTTCCACCAGTACTGAGCAATTTTTTCAGTGGCACCATAATTTGCTTTGCAGTAATCAATAAACGTTATTTTGTACGTTGAATCTATCAGTTGAAGAATCGCATTTTTTATTACTCCACCGAAATCCCCTTCAAGTAACGGTTTTAAAATCTCTTTCCAGTTCTTCAAAACATCGTCTATTATCTTATTCGCTGTCTTCAAAGAATTTTTCAACGTTTCCGATGCAAGGTAGTCTATGGAGTTATACAAATTAGATTCAATTAAAGCGATAAATTGCTTGTTTTCCCGCAAACGAGCTTCTTGATATGCGAGCTGAAGTTTTAAGATCTCTTCATTAGAAGCCCCTTCTCTTCTTGCTTCTTGAACCTTTCGAATAGCCTCTTGGCTTTCTTTCTGATATCTGGCCAGAAGCGGGTCGTTTGAATAAAGCGTCTCTAAGAAAAAATCGCTTCCTGATTTGAACAATCCGTTGTATCCGACAATGTTTTGAATTGCTTTCAAATAGCTTTTATTCAGTTCGCTAATGGTGTTTAAGCGATACCGCAAAGCGTCGCTATCGTTTGAAAACACGCACAGATAAAATGTCAACAGAATAGCTACTACCACAGCAAGTTTTTTCATTATTAATCCCTCCAAAGTTCAGAATTCCTACCATTATAGCATTTGTTCTACGAAAGATACAAATAAGTTTTCACAATCTATGAAATTTTTCACACGTGTAGAAAAATCGATTGCAATAAAGAAGCTGGAAACACATATCCTCTCAGAAAATCTGTGTATTAACGGATAAAAAACTCAAAGGGAGATCAGAGTCCCTATGTATCTAACAGCGAGCGCTTTTACAGATTCAAGGAATTGAAAGAAGTCGACCTCCTTCCAATCCCCTGAAGAGGATGGGACTTTTGGTAGCTCTCAGGCCACCTTCCATGGAGTCAAAGATGCTCCATGACCACAGAAGTGAGGGTGGAACCTCACACCTCTGACGGGGGCCAAGCTCGCTACTACCTGGCCTGTGCCAGGATACCTTTTCCAGATGTTAATTGCTCCTACTCCGTCCCCGTGATACTCAAAATCACAGGCTTTGCAGTGGTATCTTCTTACGATTGGCTTATTCCTTTCACCACAGATGGGACACGTCTTGCTTGTGTTCACTTCCGGGATAATTCATCCCGATTAGCTTTCTGAACTGTCGTCGGTGGATTTTCTGGGTCGCGTTGTCTTTTAGTTGACTCTTCAAAGGGAAGGTGTTGGGTACATCCTCACCTCTGTGGCAGGTGTTGGGACAACATCCTTTTGTTCATAGGAATAGATATAAATTGTCCAGAAGTACAGTTCGCCGGAAACTTCTATCATTGGAAGCGAAAAGAAGGTCTTTGTTCCGTCCTGAGTGATTCCCTCTACCGTTAGAGCATAAACATTTTCCACAAAATCTGGTTTGTTGCTCAAACTCCATGGAATGGCCTTGGTGGTCTCGAGTTCGCTCACAGAAACCAAACTGCAA contains the following coding sequences:
- a CDS encoding GmrSD restriction endonuclease domain-containing protein; translation: MNGLLFKKVDYSVGGLLENIDSGEIGLPDIQRPFVWDTTRVRDLFDSMYRGYPIGTLLFWENGFPGEHRTIGTGPKKKVPRLLVVDGQQRLTALYSVMKGVPIVDKNFRQRRLRIAFNPLEEKFEVTNTSIERDPTWISDISILWQEGFALYDFISSFMKRLEERRGLTEEERQRIPRSIQKLVNLVNYPMTALEISASATEEQVSEIFVRINSRGRTLNQADFILTLMSVFWDEGRKQLEEFCRRAKNPPSDNRPSPYNPYFKPQPDQLLRVDVVLAFRRARLEYVYSILRGKDLQTGEFSPERRDEQFDRLEKAQKEVLNLQNWHDFLKVIKRAGYIHHSLITSEMALVYTYSLWLIGKQDFGLDQHTLRDLMARWFFMSSLTSRYSSSAETRMEQDLTLIRGCSSSEEFVRTLEQEISAVLTNDYWNVTLPNELATASARNPGQYAFFAALCLLDAPVLYSSMKVRDLLDPTSQSHRSALERHHLFPRKYLEKLGIKDNHDINQVANFALVEWHDNVEIGDRPPSDYAPEYERRFPPDKLTEMYWYHALPEGWYNMDYWTFLEERRRRMAEIIRKGFESLK